The Syngnathus scovelli strain Florida chromosome 13, RoL_Ssco_1.2, whole genome shotgun sequence genome has a window encoding:
- the slc38a9 gene encoding neutral amino acid transporter 9, producing the protein MENDSRPLLSSEQAGESFSHRGSTDSLESRAKRPFYVEPRNIIDDEPQERVSAEAAILNSRVHYYSKLTGSSDRLLSPPNHVIPRAEEIYIYSPLGTAFKMSGKDHMTKNPSIITIFAIWNTMMGTSILSIPWGIKQAGFTLGILILIFVGLLMLYCCNVVLKSPKAIPYVDTSDWEFPDVCRYYFGKFGQWSSLFFSMVSLIGAMVVYWVLMSNFLYNTGQFIYNYAHNVNMSDWEFGTNGTDRVICPYPSTDSGGNHNFSTHYISTSGNDTSVVNSFEHWWSKANTVPFFLIVLLLPLLCFRSASFFARFTFLGTISVIYLIVLVTIKAARLGFHLEFHWFDSTSIYVPELRLLFPQLTGVLTLAFFIHNCIITLMKNNKHQENNVRDLSVAYLLVGLTYIYVGVLIFAAFPSPPLSKDCIEPNFLDNFSNGDVMVFVARSFLLFQMITVYPLLGYLVRVQMMSQMFGNHYPSFFHVLTLNILLVGAGVLMAKFYPNIGSIIRFSGAMCGLALVFVFPSLIHMISLRRQGSLRWPSAVFHSFLILLGMTNLVAQFFM; encoded by the exons ACCATTCTACGTGGAGCCTAGAAACATCATAGATGATGAACCGCAAGAGCGCGTGTCAGCCGAGGCTGCCATCCTCAACAGCAGAGTGCATTACTATAGCAAACTAACTGGTTCTTCTGACAGGCTGTTG AGTCCGCCAAACCATGTCAtccccagggcagaggaaatctACATCTACAGCCCATTGGGGACAGCATTTAAGATGTCGGGAAAGGATCACATGACTAAAAACCCCAGTATCATTACCAT ATTTGCAATATGGAACACAATGATGGGCACATCCATACTCAGTATACCTTGGGGTATAAAGCAG GCTGGTTTCACTCTTGGGATCCTCATCCTTATTTTTGTAGGCTTACTTATGCTGTACTGTTGTAACGTTGTACTCAAATCACCAAAAGCAATAC CCTATGTGGACACATCGGACTGGGAATTTCCTGATGTTTGTCGGTACTACTTTGGCAAGTTTGGTCAGTGGTCCAGCTTATTCTTCTCAATGGTGTCTCTTATCGGAGCCATGGTGGTTTATTGGGTCCTCATGTCCAATTTTCTCTACAACACTGGGCAGTTTATCTACA ACTACGCTCATAATGTTAACATGTCAGATTGGGAGTTTGGAACCAATGGGACAGATAGAG TAATTTGTCCATACCCAAGCACCGACTCTGGAGGGAACCACAATTTCAGCACACATTACATCAGTACCAGTGGAAATGATACATCTGTTGTCAATTCCTTTGAACACTGGTGGAGCAAAGCCAATACTGTGCCATTCTTCCTCATTGTTCTACTGCTGCCATTACTTTGCTTCCGATCAGCCTCCTTCTTTGCAAGATTCACCTTCTTGG GCACCATATCAGTGATCTACCTAATTGTTTTGGTCACAATCAAAGCTGCCCGTCTTGGTTTTCACCTTGAGTTCCACTGGTTTGACAGTACTAGCATCTATGTTCCAG AATTGCGGCTGCTCTTCCCTCAACTGACGGGTGTCCTTACGCTGGCTTTCTTCATTCACAACTGTATCATCACATTGATGAAGAACAACAAGCATCAAGAGAACAAT GTACGGGACCTGTCTGTGGCTTATCTCCTTGTTGGGCTGACCTACATCTATGTGGGCGTGCTGATCTTTGCAGCTTTTCCATCACCCCCTCTCAGCAAAGACTGCATTGAACCA AACTTCTTAGACAATTTCTCCAATGGTGATGTGATGGTGTTTGTTGCTCGGTCCTTCCTGTTGTTCCAAATGATCACAGTCTATCCTTTGCTGGGATACTTGGTGCGAGTCCAGATGATGAGCCAGATGTTTGGCAATCATTATCCCAG TTTCTTCCATGTCCTCACCCTGAACATTTTGCTTGTTGGAGCTGGTGTCCTGATGGCAAAGTTTTATCCCAACATTGGATCCATCATTCG GTTTTCCGGAGCAATGTGCGGCTTGGCCTTAGTGTTTGTATTCCCCTCCTTGATTCACATGATCTCCTTGAGGCGACAGGGCTCCCTCCGCTGGCCGTCAGCTGTCTTTCACAGTTTTCTTATCTTGTTGGGTATGACCAACCTGGTGGCTCAGTTCTTCATGTAA